In Nonomuraea sp. NBC_00507, the following are encoded in one genomic region:
- a CDS encoding alpha/beta fold hydrolase: MRRRSSLLATAFMAMAVLLPVLPAAAAAENGVSAVSGSGGIAWQPCEEEPAAECGTLTVPIDWSKPDGPTVDLAVARRKATDPAARIGSLVLGAGGPGGSGVEFAYSSPGFFTEEIQKRFDIVGFDPRGVGRSNPVICSASVYNEMPYAVMKSQADFDKWTAYNKRLHADCRARTGPLYDHVDSVNVARDMDALRAALGEEKLTFYGVSYGTLLGQMYAEMFPNRIRALALDSNMDHSLGVKAFLYTEALAVEDAFDQFVGWCDQEPGCALHGQDVRAVWKRLLDKAQKGELYWPGVTDRPMTELQVLWNGVLGTEGPAWQLLSEMLRALDGGEPPSWMPPLPGRQPVTGEVAQLPTVILCEDYNLRVRNYDEYAEIMRNSGRLAPDMRFNPMPIEDLPVCLNHPTTNPQHTLRYTGSAPILLGNSIHDPSTPWIWSANVGRQLGSKAVLLTYEGWGHRIYGKDECSTVPIDNYLISLTVPPHGFRCPVGGRVENTLKRQAELWPTDGLPWGGSLASSLRS, encoded by the coding sequence GTGCGAAGAAGATCTTCCCTGCTCGCCACCGCTTTCATGGCGATGGCGGTGCTGTTACCCGTCTTGCCGGCCGCGGCGGCCGCTGAGAACGGTGTCTCGGCGGTCAGCGGGAGTGGCGGCATCGCATGGCAGCCCTGCGAAGAGGAGCCTGCCGCCGAGTGCGGCACATTGACCGTCCCGATCGACTGGTCCAAGCCGGACGGGCCCACCGTCGACCTGGCCGTCGCCCGGCGCAAGGCCACCGATCCTGCCGCCCGGATCGGGTCTCTGGTGCTCGGCGCGGGTGGCCCGGGCGGATCGGGTGTGGAGTTCGCCTACAGTTCCCCCGGATTCTTCACCGAGGAGATCCAGAAGCGGTTCGACATCGTCGGTTTCGATCCCCGGGGCGTGGGCCGCAGTAACCCGGTGATCTGCTCGGCGTCGGTGTACAACGAGATGCCGTACGCCGTCATGAAGAGCCAGGCCGACTTCGACAAGTGGACCGCCTACAACAAGAGGCTGCACGCCGATTGCCGGGCCCGCACCGGCCCCCTGTACGACCACGTCGACTCGGTCAACGTCGCGCGTGACATGGACGCCCTGCGCGCCGCGCTCGGCGAAGAGAAGCTGACCTTCTACGGGGTCTCGTACGGCACCCTGCTCGGGCAGATGTACGCCGAGATGTTCCCGAACCGGATCCGGGCTCTCGCCCTGGACAGCAACATGGACCACAGCCTCGGCGTCAAGGCGTTCCTCTACACCGAGGCGCTCGCCGTCGAGGACGCCTTCGACCAGTTCGTCGGCTGGTGCGACCAGGAGCCCGGCTGCGCCCTGCACGGGCAGGACGTCCGGGCGGTCTGGAAGAGGCTGCTGGACAAGGCGCAGAAGGGCGAGCTCTACTGGCCGGGCGTCACGGATCGTCCGATGACCGAGCTGCAGGTCCTGTGGAACGGCGTGCTGGGCACCGAGGGGCCCGCCTGGCAGCTGCTGAGCGAGATGCTTCGCGCCCTGGACGGTGGCGAGCCGCCGTCGTGGATGCCGCCGCTGCCCGGCCGCCAGCCCGTGACGGGAGAAGTCGCCCAGCTGCCGACTGTGATTCTCTGCGAGGACTACAACCTCCGGGTGCGCAACTATGACGAGTACGCCGAGATCATGCGAAACTCCGGTCGCCTGGCACCCGACATGCGGTTCAACCCGATGCCGATCGAGGACCTGCCCGTCTGCCTCAACCACCCCACCACCAACCCGCAGCACACGCTGCGCTACACGGGCAGTGCTCCGATCCTGCTGGGAAACTCGATCCACGACCCCTCCACCCCGTGGATCTGGTCCGCCAACGTGGGCCGCCAGCTCGGCTCCAAGGCGGTGCTCCTCACCTACGAGGGCTGGGGCCACCGCATCTACGGCAAGGACGAGTGCAGCACGGTGCCGATCGACAACTACCTGATCTCGCTGACCGTGCCCCCGCACGGCTTCCGCTGCCCCGTGGGCGGCAGGGTCGAGAACACGCTCAAGCGGCAGGCCGAGTTGTGGCCGACGGACGGGCTCCCCTGGGGCGGCTCGCTCGCGTCCTCGCTCCGCTCATAG
- a CDS encoding FHA domain-containing protein — MGGYSDSQPQLLVVSRGMAGVRFDIPGGHTEIGSMHGSGIRLEVDGVSRRHASLDRTGDQVLINDLGSTNGTWVNGHKIVSGQVLCDGDRLRIGYAELRFVQGAAAAPPASYGFGDVRGPVNAGSGVQYVGGYHQSAGRDIYGDNYDIQVNADYEPIDEVFQGRGFGRVLLILGMMIALAGFGIWGSFIFGFVTTNDFSNPFEKELVPGIPMAPTGFGLFVAGGVLAGIGSSMSKAARKRAQERNRRRRGPRR, encoded by the coding sequence ATGGGTGGATATTCGGACTCTCAGCCGCAGCTGCTTGTCGTCAGCAGGGGGATGGCGGGGGTCAGGTTCGATATTCCCGGTGGGCACACCGAGATCGGCAGCATGCACGGGTCGGGGATCCGGTTAGAGGTGGACGGGGTCAGCAGGCGGCACGCGTCGCTCGATCGGACCGGGGATCAGGTGCTCATCAACGATCTCGGGTCGACGAACGGGACGTGGGTCAACGGCCATAAGATCGTCAGTGGTCAGGTGTTGTGTGACGGGGACCGGCTGCGGATAGGGTACGCGGAGCTGCGGTTCGTGCAGGGTGCCGCGGCGGCTCCGCCGGCGAGTTACGGGTTCGGGGACGTACGCGGGCCGGTGAACGCGGGGAGTGGCGTCCAGTACGTCGGCGGGTATCACCAGTCGGCCGGCAGAGACATCTATGGCGACAATTACGACATTCAGGTGAATGCCGATTATGAGCCTATTGACGAGGTATTCCAGGGGAGAGGGTTCGGGCGCGTCCTCCTGATCCTCGGCATGATGATCGCTCTGGCGGGCTTCGGCATCTGGGGGTCCTTCATCTTCGGATTCGTGACCACCAACGATTTCTCGAATCCGTTCGAAAAGGAATTGGTGCCCGGGATTCCCATGGCGCCCACGGGTTTCGGTCTTTTCGTGGCCGGTGGGGTGCTCGCGGGGATCGGCTCGTCCATGTCCAAGGCTGCGCGTAAGCGCGCGCAGGAGCGCAATCGGCGGCGGCGTGGGCCGCGGCGTTAG
- a CDS encoding NAD+ synthase — protein sequence MPQLRLALYQIDSTVGDLSGNAESIVRWTRHAAEQGAHLVAFPEMALTGFPLEDLALRSSFVDATRAALAGLAERLVSEGCGELPVVVGYVDRGEARPRYGQPAGAPQNVAAVLHRGDVVLRFAKHRLQNYGVFDEVRYFVPGNTLPVVRVHGVDVALAICEDLWQEGGRAPAARAAGAGLLLSINGSPYELSKHDDRLDVVRKRAQEAGCTLAYLTMTGGQDELVFDGDSIVVSAQGEVISRARQFEEGCMLVDLELPAAAEEPPSGVVADGLVVEHRTISAEPLPPYEVQAPGGQAARLEDEEEIYTALVVGLRAYVAKNGFRSVLTGLSGGIDSALVAAIACDAVGAANVHGVAMPSRYSSEHSVADAAELARLTGLNFRTVPIVPMFDASMGALGLTGLAEENLQSRLRGMVLMTLSNQEGHIVLAPGNKSELAVGYSTLYGDSVGAYAPIKDVYKTSVFALARWRNRAALERGQTPPIPHNSLSKPPSAELRPGQVDTDSLPDYAVLDQILSLYIDGEQGREAIVAAGYDAELVTWVLRMVDTAEYKRRQYPPGTKISPKVFGKDRRLPITNRWRESA from the coding sequence GTGCCCCAACTTCGTCTCGCCCTGTATCAGATCGACTCGACCGTCGGCGACCTCTCCGGGAACGCCGAGTCGATCGTGCGCTGGACCCGGCATGCGGCTGAGCAGGGAGCTCACCTGGTGGCGTTCCCCGAGATGGCGTTGACCGGATTTCCCCTGGAGGACCTCGCACTCCGGTCCTCCTTCGTGGACGCCACCCGCGCCGCGCTGGCCGGGCTCGCGGAGCGACTGGTCTCCGAGGGGTGCGGGGAACTGCCGGTGGTCGTCGGCTACGTCGACCGTGGCGAGGCGCGGCCCCGCTACGGGCAGCCTGCCGGCGCGCCGCAGAACGTCGCCGCTGTTCTTCACCGGGGGGACGTCGTCCTGCGGTTCGCGAAGCACCGTCTGCAGAACTATGGCGTCTTCGACGAGGTCCGCTACTTCGTGCCGGGAAACACGCTCCCCGTGGTGCGGGTGCACGGCGTCGATGTCGCGCTCGCGATCTGCGAGGACCTGTGGCAGGAGGGCGGCCGGGCTCCCGCCGCCCGGGCCGCCGGGGCGGGTCTGCTGCTGTCCATCAACGGTTCGCCGTACGAGCTCAGCAAGCACGACGACCGCCTGGACGTGGTCCGCAAGCGCGCCCAGGAGGCTGGTTGCACGCTGGCCTACTTGACGATGACGGGCGGCCAGGACGAACTGGTCTTCGACGGCGACTCCATCGTGGTGTCGGCTCAGGGCGAGGTCATCAGCCGGGCGCGGCAGTTCGAGGAGGGCTGCATGCTGGTCGATCTGGAGCTCCCGGCCGCCGCCGAGGAACCGCCGAGCGGCGTGGTCGCTGACGGGCTGGTGGTAGAGCACCGTACGATCTCGGCCGAGCCGCTGCCGCCGTACGAGGTCCAGGCGCCCGGCGGGCAGGCCGCACGCCTCGAGGACGAGGAGGAGATCTACACCGCGCTGGTCGTGGGCCTGCGAGCGTACGTCGCCAAGAACGGCTTCCGCAGCGTGCTGACCGGGCTGTCAGGCGGCATCGACTCGGCCCTGGTCGCCGCCATCGCCTGCGACGCCGTAGGGGCGGCCAACGTTCACGGGGTGGCCATGCCGTCCCGATACTCCTCGGAGCACTCCGTCGCCGACGCGGCGGAGCTGGCCCGGCTCACCGGGCTGAACTTCCGGACCGTACCGATCGTGCCGATGTTCGACGCCTCCATGGGAGCGCTGGGGCTGACCGGTCTCGCCGAGGAGAACCTGCAGTCCCGGCTGCGCGGGATGGTGCTCATGACCCTGTCCAACCAGGAGGGGCACATCGTGCTCGCGCCCGGCAACAAGAGCGAACTGGCGGTGGGCTACTCCACCCTGTACGGCGACTCGGTGGGCGCCTACGCGCCGATCAAGGACGTCTACAAGACGTCCGTCTTCGCCCTGGCCCGGTGGCGTAACCGCGCCGCGCTGGAGCGTGGCCAGACCCCGCCGATCCCGCACAACTCCCTCAGCAAGCCGCCCAGCGCCGAGCTGCGGCCGGGCCAGGTCGACACCGACTCCCTGCCCGACTACGCCGTCCTGGACCAGATCCTGTCGCTCTACATCGACGGCGAGCAGGGGCGCGAGGCGATCGTGGCGGCGGGCTACGACGCGGAACTGGTGACGTGGGTCCTGCGGATGGTGGACACGGCGGAGTACAAGCGGCGGCAGTACCCGCCCGGCACGAAGATCTCACCAAAGGTCTTCGGCAAGGACCGCCGCCTCCCGATCACCAACCGCTGGCGCGAGTCCGCCTGA
- a CDS encoding nuclear transport factor 2 family protein, whose translation MSDIEKTLAEIEQRMLDADAAYDEGFFAEYCADDFVAMGNYGIVSKQQVLDMYAKGSGNPDRRNQAHDVVVKPLGDAGAVVAYKLTSTTGDETSSWYASTVYRRTPDGWRVVLLHQTPM comes from the coding sequence ATGAGCGACATCGAAAAGACGCTGGCGGAAATCGAGCAGCGCATGCTGGACGCCGACGCGGCCTACGACGAGGGCTTTTTCGCGGAATACTGCGCCGATGACTTCGTCGCCATGGGAAATTACGGCATCGTGTCCAAGCAGCAGGTTCTCGACATGTATGCCAAAGGAAGCGGAAACCCGGACCGGCGTAACCAGGCACACGACGTCGTGGTCAAACCGCTCGGCGACGCCGGAGCCGTGGTCGCCTACAAACTGACGAGCACGACCGGCGACGAGACGTCCTCGTGGTACGCCTCGACGGTCTACCGCCGGACCCCGGACGGCTGGCGTGTCGTCCTCCTCCACCAGACGCCCATGTAG